One Drosophila willistoni isolate 14030-0811.24 chromosome 2R unlocalized genomic scaffold, UCI_dwil_1.1 Seg167, whole genome shotgun sequence DNA segment encodes these proteins:
- the LOC124460255 gene encoding uncharacterized protein LOC124460255, protein MSTLDIYLRRRHYVKNGLWFTEDHIPVRKLFLTNIPEDLKEDTLVEHFKRFGNVISVQHFYNAGFVLFANASDATKALEMKIHHVNGHKIDVIVADSWCQPDLYGASEPVPAGDQSGEAYILKIPDDCLSMILKFLPLADQVHFKSVCNRFHSVYQLTARSIHKSVDWEKLDDLTLWECREFFRSSGPYVTDLYINLYAKYRNRLFKYFGRNCINLKSLELFNVPLSAEIMFQIFSTTSKLENLILKLCDLTDEMLLALKNLKNLRKLDLAWNYLLSGLHLEKLPVSIENLNLMDCRSIQSGHLIQMCKSLTNLRELNIAGFNSNLAKVFNYMVKNGCCPLLQTLDVSIDGQYEDIAQLPKLKSIYIHGISRKFNVTKLFDQLVLFKSEQLEKLKIDGPLTFPKQTLMKIAKLSGLKTLVICDGPNIDDEVLDAFTNLRKLEHIELAFWDQVNDSNVLRLVLGCPKLHEVKLEFTNCSQITQKLLDNIIIKIPIYYKKNERKLPITIYVDSCSNLQTPAAQDIVKIILD, encoded by the exons ATGTCCACATTGGACATCTATCTTC GGAGACGCCATTATGTCAAGAATGGGTTGTGGTTCACCGAAGACCATATTCCAGTACGAAAGCTATTTCTCACCAACATTCCGGAAGATCTGAAGGAGGACACGTTAGTTGAGCATTTTAAAAGATTCGGGAATGTCATCAGTGTTCAGCACTTCTACAACGCTGGATTCGTTCTCTTTGCCAATGCAAGCGATGCGACCAAAGCTTTGGAAATGAAGATTCATCACGTGAATGGCCATAAAATCGATGTCATTGTGGCCGATAGTTGGTGCCAACCGGATTTGTATGGGGCTTCAGAGCCCGTACCTGCCGGCGATCAGTCAGGGGAGGCGTACATTTTAAAGATTCCTGATGATTGCCTATCAATGATTCTAAAATTTCTTCCATTGGCGGATCAAGTCCATTTCAAAAGTGTTTGCAATCGCTTTCATTCTGTATATCAGTTAACTGCACGATCCATACATAAGTCGGTCGATTGGGAAAAATTGGATGATTTGACACTTTGGGAGTGTCGCGAATTTTTTCGCAGTTCCGGGCCATATGTAACGGACTTGTATATTAATTTGTACGCAAAATACAGAAATcgtttgttcaaatattttggAAGGAATTGCATCAACTTGAAGTCTTTGGAACTTTTTAATGTCCCATTAAGTGCAGAGATCatgtttcaaatattttccacCACCAGTAAGTTGGAGAATCTAATACTAAAACTATGTGACCTGACTGATGAAATGCTGTTAGCTTTGAAGAACTTGAAGAATCTAAGAAAACTTGACCTTGCCTGGAATTATCTTCTCAGCGGTCTTCATCTAGAAAAGCTTCCTGTCTCGATTGAAAACTTGAACCTAATGGACTGTAGAAGCATTCAGTCAGGCCATTTAATTCAGATGTGCAAGTCTTTAACCAATCTAAGGGAACTGAACATTGCTGGTTTTAATTCCAATCTTGCAAAGGTTTTTAATTATATGGTTAAAAATGGCTGCTGCCCTTTACTACAAACATTGGACGTTTCCATTGATGGCCAATATGAAGACATAGCCCAACTGCCTAAACTAAAGAGTATTTACATTCACGGCATATCAAGGAAATTTAACGTTACCAAACTCTTTGATCAACTGGTACTTTTTAAATCCGAGCAAttggaaaaattaaaaattgatggACCCTTAACTTTTCCTAAGCAAACACTCATGAAAATTGCAAAGTTAAGTGGATTGAAGACTCTAGTGATTTGTGATGGGCCCAACATTGATGATGAAGTCTTGGACGCGTTTACCAACTTAAGAAAACTGGAGCACATCGAACTAGCATTCTGGGATCAAGTTAACGATTCTAACGTTTTGCGTCTGGTACTTGGATGCCCGAAGTTGCATGAGGTCAAACTTGAGTTCACAAATTGTTCACAAATAACTCAAAAGTTATTAGACAATATTATTATCAAGATTCCAATTtactacaaaaaaaatgagCGCAAGTTGCCCATAACAATTTATGTTGACTCGTGTAGTAACCTACAGACTCCAGCAGCTCAGGATATAGTTAAGATAATACTAGACTAA